tatatatatatatatatatataagaaaaaaagctgtgtgaaaaatgacaaattgaccatttattttttcagatgtaTTAATTGTATTGGTTTCCTCTGCATGCTATCGTATTGATACAGTCGTTTtatatacatttcaagcagcgtttctttgaatatttttttatatttgtccCAGCTCTACTTAAGTCTATGAAATATTATGTAtctgtagggcttctgatttttggtgttttactctgacttttctactctccttttaaGAATTTAATTGATGCCTAAGCCGTtcatgtatctcaatcacaactgcgaaacgtgttaatagtaaaattgatttaattaactttttttttcttctgtgaaacaactaaatcgGCAAAGCCTTCATATTTAATTTACAAGCAGGATGTAtaaacaagattattattattattattattattattattattatttatttcttagcagatgcccttatccagggcgacttacaattgttacaagatatcacattatttttacatacaattacccatttgggttttttattggagcaatctaggtaaagtaccttgctcaagggtacagcagcagcgtcccctaccagggattgaacccacgactctccggtcaagagtccagagccctaaccactactccacactgctgccctgtaacatgtttgcaacatgttaataagcgactaatctttattaaaactaTAATGAAAAATTTtgtgctggacacactttattgcAATCGTTCTGCGTAACAATATTTACATAAAGATGAGTTgtttctgcttttaaatgaaaaagtaagacttgcGATTTAAAAGCCTGTAAATTTAAATCAATTTTCCtgttaacacatttctcagttgtgattgagaaaaacaaatggcttaacaggtatcaattgtatttttaaaggagagtagaaaagtcggagGAAAACAccaccaaaaatcagaagccatatatacagacgtgctcaaatttgttggtacccctcctcaaaaaacaaagaatgcacaattttctctgaaataacttgaaactgacaaaagtaattggcatccaccattgtttattccatatttaatagaaatcagactttgcttttgattttttattcaacataatattgtaaataataaaacaaatgaaaatggcatggacaaaaatgatgggaccactaacctaatattttgttgcacaacctttagaggcaatcactgcaatcaaacgttttctgtagctctcaatgagacttctgcacctgttaacaggtagtttggcccactcttcctgagcaaactgctccagctgtctcaggtttgatgggtgccttctccagactgcaagtttcagctctttccatagatgttcgataggattcaggtcaggactcatagaaggccacttcagaatagtccaatgttttgttcttatccattcttgggtgcttttagctgtgtgttttgggtcattatcctgttggaggacccatgacctgcgactgagacagagctttctgacactgggcagtacgtttcgcaccagaatgccttgatagtcttgagatttcattgtgccctgcacagattcaaggcaccctgtgccagcgcagcaaagcagccccaaaacataactgagcctcctccatgtttcactgtaggtatggtgttcttttctttgaaagcttcattttttcgtctgtgaacatagagctgatgtgacttgccaaaaagctccagttttgactcatctgtccaaaggacattctcccagaaggattgtggcttgtcaatatgcattttagcaaattccagtctggcttttttatgtttttctttcaaaagtggagtcctcctgggtcttcttccatggagcccactttcgctccaaaagcgacggatggtgcgatcagaaactgacgtaccttcaccttggagttcagcttgtatctctttggcagttatccttggttctttttctaccattcgcactatccttctgttcactctggggtcgattttcctcttgcggccgcgcccaggaaggttggctacagttccatggaccttaaacttcttaataatctttgcaactgttgtcacaggaacatcaagctgcttggagatggtcttgtagcctttacctttaccatgcttgtgtattattttctttctgatctcctcagacaactctctcctttgctttctctggtccatgttcagtgtggtgcacagaatgataccaaacagcacagtgactacttttctccatttaaataggctgaatgactgattacaagattggagacatgtgtgatactaattaaagaaacgaattagtttgaaatatcactataatccaattatttattatcttttctaaggggtaccaacaaatgtgtccaggccattttagaatatctttgtagaataagcaataattcatctcttttcacagcttctttgctttattctatgacataccaaaggcatgcaagtatacatgataaaatagcttttaatttcatcacttttcaggaggaatgaagcattatttcaatgagctgtaagggcaccaacaaatttgagcacgtctgtatgtgccTTTGTGTTCGTTCTGTGGTTGTGGGATAGTATATAACGAAGAACATTCCtcgtaaaacaaatacataaatattcaCAACCCCTTTATAATGTTTGTATTTACTGCAGACAAGAGAAATGGGATAGCAGTCACAATTTAACTAAAATCTAAGCACAACctcctttttaaataataaaaagaaggggACTTTGTGAAAACTCTATCTATAGCAGTGTGTGAGGGTCTCTTTGTATACGGTAATTCTGAAAGTAAAATCAGGTTTGAAcctatttttttcatatttatagggtggcagtatttagatctatTAAATAGACCCTGCTGCCGTTGATTGATGTGTTTCATGTTTTTGTGTAAGGAAACCTCTACAGCGGATCCAGTGCTCCAGAGGAAGGAGGATCCCAGGCGATGGTTCAGATGCTGCTGCCTTTTCCGGAAATCCCCAAGGACCAGAATGCAGCAGAATCCTGGGAGACACTAGAAGAGGTAATTCCAGAGGTTGGAAGCTACAGAGAACATTGCTGAGTTCTATAACAGACTAGAAAATCGGTTTGAGTAACCGGCAGCAAAACCAAGTAATTTTCTGGGTGTTGCCACTGTACCTCAGTGTAAGTAACTGAGGATCTCTTGCAAAATACAGTAGGAGACTACGAATTATCTAAAAATCTGGTATTATAgtcctaaaataatataattacttTTATTTGTACCAATGGAACagattgtaaaaatgtatatattcttTCCGCAAAGTAGTTTTTTGGTAGTTTTGTggggttttaatttatttaatcgaTTTAATCATACCTGTGGGCTTTGATTGGTACAAAAATGATTGATTAATCTTGAGTGTGGTGTCAAAAAACAGCTCCTGAGAAAGTAATCTTGAAAAATGGCAGAGGGAACTTactggaaggtatacccaatatttcacaacatctcagaatgaagaaaaaagacatttgctcatcggtgctttcctttcacagcaGTACTACACATTTATCATATCATCTTAgttgattttctttttattcaatgtatttctttcaaactgtatcagaaaaggaaTATTAAATAGCTTTATCTGGCTTAGTGATTGAACTACAGTGTATATAGTTAGTATTTGCTGTTAGGAGCGTTAAAACATAAACTGAAGAAATGCTGGACacattttttttggtgttttttacttttaaatgttactttactATACTGTCAAACACAATGAATCGTTTgttaaaaacatgcaaacaacagtgaatcaaataaacaaatccatcTTGACATTCCAAACAGAGACCCTCTGTTCTACTTTTAAATGCACAATATACTTTTTAacccagaaaaagaaaaagaaaccccTCCTTTTTTTAGTTATCCCTCCCTCCCCTTCCAATGAGACCTTCAAATTAAAGAGGGCCAGGTGTGCAGCTTCAAATTTGCAAGAATATCAGGTACATTACTGTTTGTATGTGCCTTTTCTGACTAGTCAAGTTACTGTATATCCGGGAGACACAACAATAAACATTAAGTGGATTGCTTTCACAAACATCTGTCTAGAAGTCCTTTTCCAATCGGCCGGCTACAATAACAATGTTACggtaatactttgtattacttgtaattgtctttcaattcAATTTCATAGTACTAGCAAACAGGTTTGATTAATCGACTAATAGATTGGATGATTTAATCGACTTACTTGCTTTAATATAGGGCCCTATAAAAATACTGTCAACAGATGTTCTGTATACATCAGAGCTGTGTTTGTATGTTATGTTACCTTTCCCCTTTTCAAGTATTTGCCTTTCCCCTTTTTTTTAGGACTTGATTGAGCTGAACGGCTTGGTAAATGAGTTCTCTGAGGTGGTTCATGTAAGTATATCTATATAACAACTTGAGATGAAGTAATGTTTTATTATACCTGGATGCAGTTTACATAttatgttcatattattattttttttagcagacgcccttatccattatGTCTTACTTTATGTAAATGTGTAGcagttttaaaaagccaccagTATTGGGTGACTGAACATGATACAAGACAATGTGAACAACAAGAATACAACATTTAAGTTATTTTTATACCCATAGTAAGTTGCTCTTTAATGTTAAGTGGCCTGTACAAGATACATTATGCATGTCTTATCTAATTTATCAAGATACAGTATGCATATCTTACCTAATTTATCTCAGGTTTTACACCTGTATGTTATTAAAGCCCTAGGTTTCTAGATGGTTAGCCCTTTGCTCTGTTACCTTGAAACCTCTTTTTATTGCCTTGTGCTGCATGGGTTTATCTGGGTGCTGAAAGACTGTAATGTAACAGTGACTTCTCTAGTAACACTTGAGAGTATGtgaattgattatatatatatattcaaaagacatgtaactgcagtgtacaaaaattacaaaagccCTTGTTTTAACTGTCAAAACGCCCTTAAATACTTttgaatcatttaaaccttttgtgtacatccccacccccccaaaaaaattatatatatatatatcatatatatatatatatacacacacacacacacacatacagtgcctatagaaagtctagacccccttgaactttttttcacattttgttgtgtcagtgcctcagagtttcatgcatttaaatgaggattttttttccacttatctacacaccatactccacactgttaaggggaaaaaaagcttttattgagaaaaaaaattatatattaaaaatataaaacttaaagatcataagtctccacccccctgagttaatacttggtggaagcacctttggcagcacttacaactgtgagtctgttgggataggtctctaccaactttgcacacctatatttggcaatatttgaccattcttctttacaaaactgttcaagctctgtcaagttccttggggagcattgatggacagcaatcttcaagtcatgccacaaatattcgattggatttaggtcgaggctctgactgggccactcaaggacatttacctttttgtcccttagccactccagtgtagcgtgtgctttgggtcgttgtcatgttgaggtgaacttccatcccagtttcagctttcttgcagagggcagcaggttttcctcaaggacttctctgtactttgctccattcattttcccttctatcctgacaagtgccccagtccctgccgatgagaaacatccccataacatgatgctgccaccaccatgcttcacagtagggatggtgttctttgggtaatgcgctgtgttgggtttgcgccaaacataatgctttgcatttaggccaaaaggttccattttagtttcgtcagaccacaaaactttttgccacatggctacagaatatcctgagtttttttttttgcatacttcaaacgggattcaaggtggggtttcttgagtaatggcttccttcttgccaccctaccatacaggccatatttgtggagtgcttgggatattgttgtcacatgtacactttgaccagtcttggccataaaagcctgtagctcttgcaaagttgccattggcctcttggtagactctctgatcagtctccttcttgctcggtcatccagtttggagggacggcctgatctaggcagggtcttgatggcgcatacaccttccacttcttaaatCGCCTTGattgtgctccaagggatattcaaggcctttgatatttttttttatacccatcccctgatctgtgcctttcaacaactttgtcccagagttcttttgaaagcgccttggtgctcatggttgagtctttgctttgaaatgcactacccagcagagggaacctacaggaactgctgaatttatcctgaaatcatgtgaatcactacagtttaacacaggtagaggccacttaacttggtgtgtgattttgaaggcgattggttacacctgagcttatttaggattgcttttacaaggggggtggacatttatccaaccaagctattagagtgtttatttttaattaattttctataaATTTCTCCAAaaattttttttcacttggaagtaaTGGGGTAGGCTGTGTAGATAAATGTGGAAAAAAAACCtgatttttaatgcattttaattccagactataaggcaacaaaaggtgaacattttgaaagggggtatagactttctataggcactgtacatatacagtataatccaATAACTCTCAAAAGTAGACTTAATGTGGCTTCCCAGCTCCCCTACCTTCCaaagaaagaaatacagaaatagCTGCAATAAGGTTGTTAAATCTGTGTTAATAAAGTGCCATTAAGAGCTGAAGCTACATTGACTAGCAGATGAAAGCTGCTGCAGAGCTCCTGATTACAGGCATTAAATGTGTGTGTATTGGCTTACTGCTGCTTCCCAGCAGGACTGCTCACACATAATTCCTTCGCATCTCAGTCTCAACAGGAGAAGATTGACAGCATTGAAGACAATGTCAACAGTGCCGCTGCAAACGTTCAAGAGGGAACCAAGAACCTGGGGAAGGTAGGGATGAGCTCCTGCGGAGGAATCAATGGCACTCTGCCTGGCAGCAATTTTCTGTATTTACCCCATTGATCCGGCATCTCTAATGTTGAGGGAACCGGCAATTAACAAAATAAGGGAGAGAATGGCAGccaggagagacagagagaaagaataAATCAATCAGTGTTGATTGTCTCTTGCCGTGATGGTGCAAGGATGTATTTTAGAATGGAAAGCAATATTTAAGTATATGCTGTTATATTAGTAATATTTAATAGTTTGCTTGTCTAAATACATTTGGGCAGTTTAGTATCAAATAAAGACTGCTTTCTGGTTATTTAATTGGCCTGCTTGTCAACCACTCTTAATGTATCAGATCTGAAGGTATAATTGTGTCAAATACACTTGTTCAAACAATTAAAGGACGTTACTAGTTTGGTATATGACACTGGAATGGTCTTTTTCTTGTTTCACACAAGGGCATGTTTAATTAAACTAAAAGACAAGACCTCTGACAAATTGTACCAGatgtaaaagtaaaatatatttaataaactaCAAGAGACACTCTCCATGTTTTAGCTTTCGGTCTTTTTGAGAGTCACATTTCATCGAGCAAAGCTTGTGGGGCCTCTAGTTTCTTAACTTAGACCATGCAAGTCTATGCAAAAAAAGCATATGCAGACAACCTGTGAGGAGATTTGGGATCTGCTTAATGTCAATAGCGTGATGAAAAAGTGGTAAATGATTTGCACTGTTCAGTTTCTCAAAGTTGTtttccaaacaaatatttaacaaaCTAAACGCAGACAATAGTTTCCTTTTAGCCATGATGATAAACAGCACCAGTGTTTGCCAATTTTGTtgagtgttttttattattgctgAAAATGTTATTGAAAGATTTTCACTTTGTccttaacttttttttacatatttttgaaaatgtaatgtgttttataAGGACACCCAACAGTGTGAACTGTATTATAATGCTGGCATCTGGTGCCGCCATGCAAATGGatcaatataattttttttaaataacatgtttaagtATGTCTTTCCACTGTGAAGAAAGGGTgcatttttctaaaaaaaaaaaaagaattaatggAAAAGGTACAAGTTTAAAATGCGGTTTTCAGAAAGGTTTGTTAATGCCTTTCAGCTGCACCGAAAGCTCGTCACGCACTCTCCGTGGAGAGAGAGAATTCACCCACAGTAAAAATGTACTAACTTGTTTACCCTCCTAATTGCTTAAGCACAGAGTACAAGGAAATGCCTTGAGTGATAATTTAGAGTGCCTTTATCTTCCCTTTACAATAGCGGGATTGGCAGTGTGCCTGCTAGTGTGACTGTCTTGTCAGAGATGATTCGTGCAACACTGAGATTAAAGACAACATTTAAGACTGTTCCCTAAAGAATATTGTAGtcctttattttaaacattttaagtgTGTTTCAATCTTGAAGTTTAAACGTTTAGGAAACAGAATCTAATGCCCATTGTGTATAAATATGTACACATTAGTAAATGTATGGAACAAAACAACACAAGACACaaggactattttttttttttacccttttgtGTTTGAAAAGAGGACAGTTATCTATTCAGAGAGGAATATAGGAATTTAATTAAACTTTCACAAGACATGGGTTTTCTTATATCTTATTTATGTATATCCTTAAAAGGGGCATATGAATGTTAGTGACAAGTTTTCTGGTTTTGTTTGTGTATCTAATTCAAAAAGGTAATGATACCTTGGTAGGAGGGAAAGCaattaactacaaaaaaaaaactaagggaCGACTCCTTAATTAATTTACCAGTAGACCCCAGCAAAGATTGCTGGCTTTAGATGATATTGCTGATCAGAGGAATGTTAGAAGTCAGCAGTGCCTTAGAAAACATTTGATGACTATAATCTCAAATCTTAAAAGGTTTAATTATAAAGTAATTCAAGGAACCTTGTGCACTGtgatttaaaattagattttttttttattaaattattttcagGACAAAAATGCAAGTTAATATTTGGTGTTCATGGGGTGCTTGTAATTTATGCTTTTCTTTTAAAGTGTGTCTTGTGGCTCTCTCTGGTATTTAGTTCAGATAGTTTAAAGCTGTCTTCCAAGGATTCACCGATTTTGATGCCCATTTGAAGTGACTGCAGAACAGGTGGATAATAAACACAGGTCATATACAGGTCACCTTTAACTGCAACATGGAAAATTGCTTTCTAGATTTAGCTTGACTGTTTGATTGTCCTGGGATAAACAGTTTAATGAATGTTACTCTGTTACTGTACATCTAGATTCATTTTAAGCTTTTAGATTGTTTGTCTGTAAAGAAAAGCATAAACCCTTCCTAAAAGATATAGAAGGTGCTTTCTGTAAATACTGCCAATGCCAGTGCTTCAGgctagtgtgtgtgtgaaaaactGTATCAGACTGCAACTGTTTCTTGCAGCATGATAATGGAACCCGAGCCTCGTAATACAAGGTAATAGTTACAGGGCTGGATAATTTAGTTGCCACTGTACAAATGCCTACATTTGTGTTCATCATAAATAGCAATTAGAAGTTCTCAGAAGCAGTTGTTTCAATGTGCTACAGATCCAACCAAGGGAACCCATTATTTTATGTTGTGTTGAACACATCAACATTCATAAAATGTAATCTGAATAGAGTTTTACTTTTTCTGTAGTATATGGAGCATCAAATGTGACACACAAGGTTTAGGATATAATTTGGCCGTCATTTTGCTTTTCATTCAATAATCTTGATGACAAGGTTTCTATGCGTAAAatggtgcattttattttaattgcaattcattgtaaataaaaacctaACACGTGTCATTATTGCCCGTCCTAGCCACAAAAATGGGTTTAAACAACTATTTAATAgtttcttaaatgtttttgtaaGGTAGTTGTTAATGgataataaacaaacagtgtacaTTAAACTAAAGCTTAAAATAAGTACTGTATTTCAGTTTCTTGCATGTCTCAAGTGATTGTTCCTGATGCTGCTCCCCTTCTTCTCTTCTCAGGCTGCAAAGTACAAGCTGGCTGTGCTGCCAGTGGCCGGCGCCCTGATCGGAGGGGTGGTGGGGGGTCCCATTGGGCTCCTGGCAGGGTTCAAGGTGGCAGGGTTGGCAGCTGCGGTGAGCGGGGGCCTGCTGGGCTACGCAGGCGGGAATCTCATCCAGAAGAACCGCAAGACAAGAATCGATCAAGACCTCAAGCAACTTTCCATCAGCTGCCCTGCTCTCAATGACCAAAGCGACAGCAAATCGGAGTGAATGCTGCTCTGAGCAGTGTGGTCAGAGAGCCTGTCTGGACCGAGATGTACCTCAGACTCACTGACGGATCTCGTTCTCCTGGTGGCTGCTGTAGcaagcacattttattttcttcttcattGAAAATACTGTGATATTGTGATACCGGGAATTACACACCGCAGTTTGTTCATGACAATCCTGAAAAAGCGTACACTATTAAGGACCCCACTGAAATATAAGCCACCCCTCTCCCATTAGCAAATGGTCCCTTCACTTCTATCCAGTTACCAGAAGAGGACAGAAGTCCAATGCAGACAGTCCAATTCTTTTAAACATGTGTTATAACCAAAATATTTGCTTTGTTAATGCATTGTTATTCAGCTTGCCTAGgcatcaaacagaaaaaaacggtCCTTTGCTAATTTAGCGAAGTTGAAAACGTATTCCACAATACACAGCACCGCAGTGGCTGAATGTCGTAAATTATGCTTCCTCGCTTCCTCAATGGGTTGTTTTTGTCAGTGACAGGTGGCAGCAAGGATCAGAAGTCAATTCTGATGTTCTTGCAAATGCCATGTACCTACTGTTAAAACCTGTCTTAGGTGGTCACCCTTGCTGCTGGTGATAATTCTTAATGATTCTGTGGGATATAGGTATTATTTTTAGACAGTGATGCATTCTGTTTTGGAATTACCCATTTTcttctatcccccccccccccccacagtatgttgtacaatacaaaatgaatTGTATAGGGATGACGATAGATCATTTTCAAATTATTGTATGGGGAATGCCTTATTTACTCTCTTGGGTTCATCCACCATTTAATCAAGAGCCAGGTTTTCAAGTGTCTTCACCAACCTAAACAAAAAGTTTCTGTGGCAATACAGCAGTACCAAAATAACTGCTTCCAACTGTATATTTTGGGAATCTACATGGTGTTTCAAATGTCCTGGCCTCCACTGATTTAGGTTTCTTTTGACCTGTTGAAGGTGTTGTACTGTTATGGGACAAACCCTGTACTTTCCATTGGTTGTACTGGTTACAGTAATTTGTTCTACAATTTATGTGGTGCTTGTATAACAAAGCAACACTGCTGCAGCTGTATTGTGCTGTTGAGCAGACTTACTGGTGGAAGAAAATGAAAGCGCCATCAAGAGCCAATATGATTTGCACAAATGACAAAGCAAGTTcagaaaatctattttttaaatgtaatatcagAATAATTCTTGTTGAAAAAGCAAACATATTTAATCATACATAAACGCATGAGTCAATTAATATTATATCCCACAGGGAATCCAACATCCTCCTGCAACCCTCAAATAGTTTTAGAACAAGCAATGCTGTGTTTCACCACTTTGTGAATCACTCACAGACCTGGCACACTGCACAATAATCATTATAGCCAGGAAGCCAACTTGTCACTTGGCAAACTATGACACCAAACACTTTCAGTGGTTTATTCATCTAAAATATTACGTGTTTCCTTCCACATGGGAGGTATTTAACCTTCACCCTTTGATGTGAGGCTTCACCTTAAAAATAGCCATCTGTATTGTCACAGAAGAGAGATGTCATGTAATTGAGTGCtgattcactgttaaatgtcatcaTTAATGgttgcattttttatatatataatattgatgAGGGACTTTAATGATCTTGACAGGTATTGTATTGATTGTGCCAACCACTCGCACACAGACGGTTATTTTAAAggatttcaaagcaaaaataaacttaaaactgCCCTATTGCTTTAGACATGGTGTAATGTTAAAAGTGCCTGAACGTAACTTCTTGTaaatgtcttaaaaaaaataaaacgtttgtaaacatttgttgttgttgtgcattttaaaagacaaaataaaaagtacacacaAGCAGGCCTTTTAAaaagtttgaatttattttttccccccctcCTACCCTCAAGATATGTACGTAACAAGAAAGTGCCTCGCATCCACCACCGTTCGAATGGGCTGCAATGACCCAAGTAGCAGTTCTGTGGCTCTGGTGAAAGtaaattcatataaaaaaaaataaaaaaaattaaaagcacatGCTCTTGGACTGGAGACAACAGAAAACGAGGAACCCTCTTGCAGGGGGAGTTGTGCAGGACGACACCCACAAATTCTGACCACGCCTGGAAATTAAATAACTGGCATTATTCATTAATTTatagaaagaaacacattttagagTTATCCAAGTATGGTGCCTGACAATTTCTATAGTATGGGTGGGGAAAAACATTGCTACTACATAGAAAGACCTACCAAGCACAGACTTTATTTACAAGCttctagggaaaaaaaaaaaaaaaaaaaaaaattaaaatatttatttttttccttttgtcaAGGAGATCCTTTTCTCCTGTTTTATCCAAAATAAAATTGTACACATAAGAgttatgaaaatatatattattttcacagCACAGGGGCCGTTGCTCCCATTTTTCAAGGCTTGCAAATGTTCTTGAAGTCAGTCCTCGTGTGTTACAGTTCGTCCCGGTCCCTGTTGA
The Acipenser ruthenus chromosome 3, fAciRut3.2 maternal haplotype, whole genome shotgun sequence genome window above contains:
- the stx17 gene encoding syntaxin-17, whose translation is MADDVVKLPLRRLELPIHKFVKVAIPIDLERLKKHQINIEKYQRCRQWDKLHQEHIHASRTVQQLRANIREMEKLCQRVRGEDTLALDKIILPVRQQASTAAVEFLRQHSESAEELSHQYNAAANQHSSLTRSLTDQGNLYSGSSAPEEGGSQAMVQMLLPFPEIPKDQNAAESWETLEEDLIELNGLVNEFSEVVHSQQEKIDSIEDNVNSAAANVQEGTKNLGKAAKYKLAVLPVAGALIGGVVGGPIGLLAGFKVAGLAAAVSGGLLGYAGGNLIQKNRKTRIDQDLKQLSISCPALNDQSDSKSE